The nucleotide window TTATCTTCATCCTTGTATATATGAGGTTGAAATCACCTATGATCCATGGACCTTGACAAACAGCCCTGTCTTCTCTTAATTCCTCTAAAAACTGGACTTTGTTGTTGGTGTCCCCCTGTGGGGCCGTATACACATGTGAGCCACTATAGTTGTTTATTACTGAGATGGAACTGGACAGACACACAATGAGAGTTGAGCATGGTTGCATTGGCCAGACCAAGGCCACGGCGCCAAGCAACAAGAATTTCACCACTTGCCCCGGCAGCAGGAAGGTCCACATAATTATTAAGACGCGCTAGAGACAACGGACATCTTGGTTTCTTGGATGCAAACAATTTCACCAAGGCAAGAATCCACAAAAGTACGAACTGAATTTTGGCATGTCTTAGAATTCATCAGACCACGCACATTCCAAGAAATAATTTTGGAGGATTTCATTTAGAAACATAATAGTAGGACAAACAAAAGGATCCGCCCAAATCGTCAGAGCTTCCACCTCTGGGGGCATCCATTCAAATTTGACCTGAATTTTGTCTTTCGGGTAGATGATTTGAAAAGAATGACATCATAGAGTATAATTTTGGGGTGATAATAAAATATGTTCTTAGGTGTTGGAAAGAGGCAAAGTACCATCACTCGAAGACATCCCTGGGGTCATCCAGTCTAGGGTTGCCAAGATAAAGATTGGCATGAAGATGATACAGAGCTTTCAGTTCCATGGTGGCCAGAAGTACTATGTTTGTATCAATACAATATTTTCTGCTTGTGTGATTTCAGTTTGTTACCAGTGTGCACCTCAAAAAGATAAAGTGGTGTGTCCTAATAGTTTGCAAATAAGACTATTACTGTAGATGTATAAAAGAAGATAAATTAAATCTATTGATATGCCCACTTTTTTCAGGTTTTGAGTTTATTTTTCATGGTCGTTTGATATGTTCGACGTTTCACTAGATGTGATGTTCTCTTACAGATATAGAGCTCAACTACTATATAATCATATATACAAATCCATGTCTTATCTTGTTCGCAGCATACAAGTTATTATTGGATTCATTAATCCCATGGACATTCTACATTATTACACTATTTTTTGTTCAAACCTTATGTGCCCGTAGTAATGTATGGGCCAATACCGAAAAGTACATAAACTACTAGGAATTATGTGCAGATACAGATTGAAAATATTGGGATATCTCTGAGCAGTTGCTATCTCATTTTGGCAAGGTACATCACCAGGTCAATGGACTCGATCTATAGTACCAAATATACCACACAAATGATGTTTTACATAGAATTCCAATGGTAACAAATCCTAGATTACATCTTCACAACAAGTCAAGGATATATCTTGGTGACAACAATCAATATCCGAAGTGAAGGTACACTACTAGAACACTTGCGAAATGCATATTGTGAATGATCAATGCATGCATCTGATCACTGATCACATTATTCATAACATAAATATTTAATTTGTAGAAATCAACCATGATTCTGGTTGTAGGGGAAATTCCCCAGGCCACAAACATCATGGAGACCACCACTAAGAAATGGATCGTTGACCTCAAATCCATCAATGAATCCATTGCTTGAGCTAGGAGCTGTGAAAGCCATAGAATTGGCACTGATGTGCTCACCAAACTGGTACTGCGAAGCTGAAGCTATCTCCATAGGTGGTTGTGTCGCTGACCCTTCAGTTTCCCTTGCTTCAACCACTATATTATTCTCCTCTTTGACAACACCATCTATTGCTTCCAGCAACTTTTGGAACTCTTGCAGCTCATCAAGACCCAATTCCAAGATATTAGCATTTAACCACTGCATCATGCGTTCTCCCATTTCCTTTTTAGTTGCCTCTTGCAACCTCTCCATTTTCTTCTTTTGAGAATCCATGGACTGTTGCAGCTCCAAATACTCCATATTCAGCCCTTGGACAGTACCCATTACAGCCAAGCTGTTATCATGGTTTGCACCACTCGAAGCAGGACCATCAGGAGTAACCGAATTGAGGAATCGGTTCACAACATCATCAATGGATGGATGGCCGAAAGAAAATGACTTACCAAAGCTTGAGAAGACAACAGAACCAACCATTGCTCCACACAGAATGGAGATCTCACTAGCCTTCTTGAACAGGCCctggcggcgcttggagaagCAAACCTGACGTGCATTCTCATTCTCGGTGGGCTTGATCTCAAATTTTCTCCTTACCATGGCTACCTTACCCTTCACCAAGGTCAAGATGCCAATATTTGGTTTTTTTCTAAGTCTTAGAGTAATATATATGTTGATGGAGATAGTATGCAGGATTGGTGTAGAAGCGTTTATATAGGCACATACATAGGATCAAAGTGGAAACTAAGATCAGCAAAGATTTAATTTGAATGTATGTAATTCTGTGATATTTTACAGCTGCGCTATATTCAATGTTACTGTGAGCTATTTTATACCTGGATTCCACTTATATTTGGAAGGCGTATGTAAATATTTAGCACTGATGGTGTTGTTAACATGGAATATAGTTAATTTTGGATTCTTTTTTGCGAGGGAATTCTGTGCTAGTTTAGAGCTGGACTCCACATTATTATATGTGCTGTTTTACAGCTGCATCGCAGATGTATTTGGAAGGCATTTATAGATATTCAACATTTATTGTGCTAATTTGGAATTTAGTTATTTCTAGGTGGAATACAGCCAAGTTATAACTGGCACTGGCATTTCAAAAATAATTGAACGTCTATTGTTTGTATATGCTGATTGTAATTCTTCTATAAAAAAACAAATGCTTCTGACAAGATCCTATGCAGCGAATATTTCAGATCCTATGCAGGCGTCATTTCCTTGTGCCGTCGCAGTAAATCTATTATATTCTTGATAGGCAGTTATTAGTCACGACTAGTATGCAAATATATTCGATGGCCAATATTTCAGATGGTGAAAATCTGAAGTTTATTATCATTTTCTTGTTGATGTAGGCAAGTGATGACCCCATgagagaagcattgctgcattgCTAATCTGCTTTCATATATTCATAAAATAATTGTTGATGCATTTGGAGACTTGTACCAGCATCTGTGGCCAAATTACTGCATGTTGTACAGTTGTAAATAGTCAGGTAATTAAGGCCCCGATAATAGCTATCTGTTAATAGTTATCTCTTTTGGATAAAAAAGGAGCAGCTAATAAAATAACTAATTGTTAGCTGGACCTCTAAATAATAATTATCTCACTGGTTGGACCAAATAAATTAGATAATAGCAGCTAATAGCTAGTTATCTTAGTAGCATTTTTCGTTAGCTGTGCATCCAAACACCCTCTAGCTAATAGGTAgttaatagttagctagctaatattagATATGAGCTAGCGAATTCATAGCTGGCACCAGGGATCTCCACAAGGGAACAACTACTTAGGCTTAGAGCTTCCGATATAGTTCTCACAGGGTTAGGGGCAAGGTTCGAATTGGAACGACATTTCGGGTCATTACAAAACCTCCCCTCCTTAAAATAGAGCTCGTCCAAGGAGTATAATTGGGCAAGCTTCCAAAGGATAGGTGTCCTGTGGTGACATCTTATCTTATAGTACAACTCGGAGACTTTTTTCGCTCCGGGATTCAAGGTATAATCCATTGTCTCACCTTGACATTCCGGTCAGCGACTTCCGGCATAAATCCTTGCGGTTTCTCGTTCTTGGGCCCTGGTTGCTGAGTTCGACATTTTTACTCTTCCAATATTTACTTGATCCATAGAGTTTTGGGGCAAATTGATCACCATTCCGTTAGATGAACTTGATAATCACAACGTTGAGAAAGGTACGAGGTGCTCCTCGTGCTTCATTGATGTCTTGGAATATCTCTATTTGTCTTGATAGAAAACGGGGTCGTGAGGCATCTTCTGCTAACCCACAGACGGTAAGGTCCAATCATCGGACGGTCCAGTGGTACTAAAAGGTTGACAGTCAACTTCGAGTCAGTTATCCATATTGACGGACGGTCCGCTGCAGCTGACGGATTCTCTGTCACTCCACGATCTATAAATAGGACGACGGTGACTGATGGGGTTCCCTTTTTCTATTTGTGTCAAGGTCGTCGCCCCCACTGCCGCGACTGCGCCCTTGAGTCTTCGTGCACGTTCTCTGGTGGATTCCCTTGGTCCAGGTGATTCCACATGCCTCTTCAATCATGAGGGGAAGGTACACATCAAATTCCTTTGCTTCTTTTTGTTTTATTCCCCTTTTCATCCAAAGCTAGGGTTGTCTTGATCTCTTGATTGGTTAGGgtcaaggttttcattttcggaaattaaaatttatcgggggtcacagataaagaggataaacaagatatatcggaaatatcggatcaaattcaaataaaatttaatttgaatttaagtaaatttaaataaatttaaacaaaatttgtatgaaaaagatagatattttcttatcggcacctacggataaaaaggatatatcggaaatatcaggagatttcggcATTTCGGGCAAAACCTTTTTAACCTGGTTAGGGTTAGGGGTAAACCTTCTTATCGGCACCTTCAGTAAGGTTTGCCTATCCAGGCATTTCGGGCAAGCAAGAGATTCTCCATCATCCTATTTCCACACTGGCTCTCAGTTTAGGCTGTTCCGAGGAGGCTTGGATATAAGGCCAATGCATGTTGAGCAACAATGGGTGAGCTGGGGCTCTTTGGAAAGCTTCATGCAGATGAGGAGCTTGGTTGACATGTTCAGAGGCGTCGGCTGGAGGAATGTGCTTGGCTTCAAGCAGGATTGGAATGAAGCAGTGATCCGGCAGTTCTATGCCACTCTGGAGGTTAGGGCTCAGAAGGAGAAGCTGGTTTGGATGACTGGCATTAGAAAGTTCAAGGCCACATTCAAGGATCTTGCAGCTGCTGTTGGTTTAAATTACCACGAGATGAAGCGAGGCAAGTTGGTTGTTGACCTTCCAAGGTTGCAGTCAGGTGATGTCCAAGGTTTCCATTACCAGGAGACATCCGTGTATGGTCcacaaggaggctgaggaggatTCCGAAGCTGATTTATGAGATTCTGAGGCGTACCATCGTGCCTTCTGCGGGAGGTAATGACAATGCCATTGGTTGGCCCTTCTATGAGATAATAACTGCTGTGACGTCCGGGGAAAAGCTTAACTTGTTGGACTGGATGGTGAACCAAATACTGGAGTGCAAGCAGGATGTGCACTCACCTCTAGCGTTGCAGCCATTACATCATGGCTATGATGCTTCGTACCGTTGGTGACTTAAGAGGTGTGTCAGATATTAGTCATCAGATCTATCGACCGTTCCCTGACCAGTGGGAGTACATGGAGAGGGAGCCGTCACCGATGTCTTGCAGGGTTCCATCGCCACATTCTccacactaccggaaacagtcaatttgccgagtgcaatcctatgggcactcggcaaacaagctctttgccgagtcctgtgagaaaaaacactcggcaaagaaggaggtttgccgagtgccacaaaaaacactcggcaaagaaggaggttttttttttgcactcgccaaacaagctctttgccgagtgttttttttttgcactcggcaaagaaataagtttttttttaccACTGTTGGGCAGCATAAGCAGCAATTTGGCACTGCATAGCTTAGCTCTGTTTTCTGCAGGTTTGAGCAGCAGCATTTTTATCTCATGATGCAGGGCAGTGTGGATTCACATAGGTGAAATGTCATGTTCAAGCTACAAGGTGAAACGGTGAATTAATTCTCATGTAATCATTAGCTAATGATCAGTTCCTTGCTTGGGTGATTATTCATGCTTTATCTCTGGTCTGTAGCATTTATGTGCTGTTTTTCCTTTGCCAATTGACAGCAGTAGTTGCTCCTGACCACATTGATTTGTATTTTGTTCTGCAGCTTGTTAGTTCTAGAAGCAGGTCTGCAGCAGGGAGATCAGTTCCTTGCCGTATGTATTTTTCAGACTGAAAAGCTATAGGCTCACTATCAACTCTACCTTTCTAGATGTAGATGGGTTATTTGTTGGTTCAGTGGTTTACTTGTTGGTTCTAGGTTAGTTAGCTACCTCTGCATTTGTCTTTCTGCCAGCTCTGAGACTTGTATGTTTCCCCAGGACACCATTGTTGCAGCTATTAAACTGAAATATGCTGagaaattttttttttctttggaaaataggtttgccgagtgtaattcccaaaaacactcggcaaacaataatggtatgctgagttttttttaaaaaaaaataggtttgccgagtgt belongs to Miscanthus floridulus cultivar M001 chromosome 4, ASM1932011v1, whole genome shotgun sequence and includes:
- the LOC136548255 gene encoding agamous-like MADS-box protein AGL29 encodes the protein MVRRKFEIKPTENENARQVCFSKRRQGLFKKASEISILCGAMVGSVVFSSFGKSFSFGHPSIDDVVNRFLNSVTPDGPASSGANHDNSLAVMGTVQGLNMEYLELQQSMDSQKKKMERLQEATKKEMGERMMQWLNANILELGLDELQEFQKLLEAIDGVVKEENNIVVEARETEGSATQPPMEIASASQYQFGEHISANSMAFTAPSSSNGFIDGFEVNDPFLSGGLHDVCGLGNFPYNQNHG